One Dermacentor silvarum isolate Dsil-2018 chromosome 10, BIME_Dsil_1.4, whole genome shotgun sequence genomic window carries:
- the LOC119465850 gene encoding F-box/LRR-repeat protein 20-like, which yields MRARLTELRRAMSFSGRAKATTTTKPPTSDHVDVVPTANGDVASDGGGGDNNAEVALIDKRLPRELLLKIFSFLDVVSLCRCAQVSKSWNVLALDGSNWQTIDLFEFQRDIEGPVVQNIAMRCGGFLRRLGLRGCQSVGDAAMQAFAARCRNIEALSLNGCRRVTDVTCESVGAHCSRLVDLDVGSCGQLTDRSLRAIAAGCRYLERLDVSWSQQVTPDGFVCIARGCSRLRSVVAKGCPGLNDAACQALGEGCRSLRAIGFNECGAVTDAGVVAIASRCPDLAYVGLSNCAQISDAALLALAQHCRSLRTLEVAGCSRLTDVGFQALARNCPALERMDLEECIHITDTTLVALAGFCPRLEKLSLSHCEQLTDEGIRHLSAGLEKLVLLELDNCPLVSEASLEHLSRCPALRRVDLYDCQLITREAVGKFNARMPQLRIHTYFPPLPPQPQRQNEGHDAAADAAADHAAQPLRGRSGTQPRYCRCCVVL from the coding sequence ATGCGTGCCAGGCTGACCGAGCTGCGGCGTGCCATGAGCTTCTCGGGCAGAGCCAAGGCGACGACGACAACAAAGCCTCCGACGAGCGACCATGTCGACGTCGTCCCGACCGCGAACGGCGACGTTGCgagcgacggcggcggcggtgacAACAATGCCGAGGTCGCCCTCATCGACAAGCGGCTACCCCGGGAGCTGCTCCTCAAGATCTTCTCGTTTCTGGACGTCGTCTCGCTGTGCCGCTGCGCCCAAGTTTCCAAGTCATGGAACGTCCTCGCGCTCGACGGCAGCAACTGGCAGACAATCGACCTGTTCGAGTTTCAACGCGACATCGAGGGCCCCGTCGTGCAGAACATCGCGATGCGATGCGGCGGCTTCCTCCGTCGGCTCGGGCTGCGCGGCTGCCAAAGCGTCGGCGACGCGGCGATGCAGGCGTTCGCCGCGCGCTGCCGCAACATCGAGGCCCTGTCGCTGAACGGCTGCCGACGCGTGACGGACGTCACGTGTGAGAGCGTCGGCGCCCATTGCTCGCGTCTCGTCGACCTGGACGTCGGCTCGTGCGGCCAGCTGACGGACCGCTCGCTGAGAGCCATCGCGGCCGGTTGCCGCTACCTGGAGCGCCTGGACGTCTCCTGGTCGCAGCAGGTGACGCCCGATGGCTTCGTCTGCATCGCGCGCGGCTGCTCGCGGTTGCGTTCCGTGGTCGCCAAGGGGTGCCCGGGCCTCAACGACGCCGCGTGCCAGGCGCTCGGCGAAGGCTGCCGTTCGCTACGTGCCATCGGCTTCAACGAGTGCGGTGCCGTGACCGACGCCGGCGTCGTGGCGATCGCGTCGCGCTGCCCGGACCTGGCCTACGTCGGGCTTTCCAACTGCGCCCAGATCTCGGACGCCGCGCTCCTGGCACTGGCGCAGCACTGCCGTTCTCTGCGGACTCTGGAGGTGGCCGGCTGCTCACGCCTCACCGACGTCGGCTTCCAGGCGCTGGCGCGCAACTGCCCCGCGCTCGAGCGCATGGACCTCGAAGAGTGCATTCACATCACCGACACGACCCTGGTGGCACTCGCGGGCTTCTGCCCGCGCCTGGAGAAGCTGAGCCTGTCTCACTGCGAGCAGCTCACCGACGAGGGCATACGGCACCTGTCCGCCGGCCTGGAGAAGCTCGTGCTCCTGGAGCTCGACAACTGCCCGCTGGTCTCGGAGGCGTCGCTCGAGCACCTGTCGCGCTGCCCGGCTCTGCGGCGCGTCGACCTCTACGACTGCCAGCTCATCACGCGCGAGGCGGTGGGCAAGTTCAACGCGCGCATGCCCCAGCTCCGCATCCACACGTACTTCCCTCCGCTGCCGCCGCAGCCTCAGAGACAGAACGAAGGCCACGACGCAGCCGCCGACGCTGCCGCAGACCATGCGGCGCAGCCGTTGCGAGGTCGATCCGGGACGCAGCCGCGTTATTGCCGCTGTTGCGTGGTGCTCTGA
- the LOC119465851 gene encoding UDP-glucose 4-epimerase — protein sequence MAKGSIFVTGGAGYVGSHTVLELLNAGYDVVVMDNYHNAHPDKQGKMPESLRRVQELTGKTLTFYKADLNDQDSIDNIFKKHHFDCVIHFAALKAVGESWQIPLDYYRTNLGGTVNLLDVMRSHDVRKIIFSSSCTVYGVPQYLPIDENHPTGQSCTNPYGRTKYFIEEMLKDLSASEKGWSIVLLRYFNPVGAHESGYIGEDPQGIPNNLMPYVSQVAIGRRQELSVFGNDFNTRDGTGVRDYVHVVDLAKGHVATLEKVMAGEIHGCKPFNLGTGQGSTVLEVIAAFEQASGTKIPYKIVDRRQGDVDELYAIPNLAEEELGWKAEKSLYDMCKDMWNWQKKNPNGFLETTN from the exons ATGGCCAAGGGCAGCATCTTCGTGACCGGAGGCGCCGGCTACGTCGGTAGCCACACCGTCCTAGAGTTGCTCAACGCCGGCTACGATGTTGTCGTCATGGACAATTACCACAACGCTCATCCTG ATAAGCAAGGTAAAATGCCCGAGAGCTTACGCAGGGTTCAGGAACTGACCGGAAAGACGTTGACATTCTACAAAGCTGACCTGAATGACCAGGATTCCATAGACAACATCTTCAAGAAG CATCACTTCGACTGCGTCATCCACTTTGCAGCGCTCAAGGCTGTCGGCGAGTCGTGGCAAATCCCGCTCGACTACTACCGCACCAACCTCGGCGGAACTGTGAACCTGCTTGAC gtgatGAGGAGTCATGATGTCAGGAAAATCATATTTTCGAGCTCGTGCACGGTCTACGGCGTGCCCCAGTACCTGCCCATCGACGAGAACCACCCGACGGGTCAGTCCTGCACCAACCCTTACGGACGCACCAAGTACTTTATTGAGGAAATGCTCAAGGATCTCAGTGCTTCGGAGAAG GGCTGGTCGATAGTGCTGCTCCGATACTTCAATCCAGTAGGCGCCCACGAATCCGGTTACATCGGCGAAGACCCCCAGGGCATACCCAACAACCTGATGCCTTACGTCTCACAAGTGGCGATCGGCCGTCGGCAAGAGCTGTCAGTCTTTGGCAACGACTTCAACACCCGCGACGGCACAG GCGTTCGTGACTACGTCCATGTGGTTGACCTTGCCAAAGGTCATGTGGCGACGCTGGAAAAGGTCATGGCCGGAGAGATCCATGGTTGCAAG CCCTTCAACCTGGGCACGGGTCAGGGTTCAACGGTACTGGAGGTGATAGCTGCGTTTGAGCAAGCGTCTGGCACGAAGATTCCATACAAGATAGTCGACCGACGACAGGGCGACGTCGACGAGCTGTACGCGATTCCAAACCTTGCCGAGGAGGAGCTTGGCTGGAAGGCCGAGAAGTCTCTCTACGACATGT GCAAGGATATGTGGAACTGGCAAAAGAAGAACCCCAATGGTTTTCTAGAAACGACAAACTAG